One Columba livia isolate bColLiv1 breed racing homer chromosome 29, bColLiv1.pat.W.v2, whole genome shotgun sequence genomic window, GCAAAACGTCCTGCAGGGCTGTTTTCTACCAGGTGTGCGAATGTCGTGCCCTTTCCCCAATTGTTTTACCTACTTTGGGCAGGATATTTGTCCTGGGTTTGTTAcaaaccaagtttctctttgagtgaatttgcctgtcagctaaagcttcatatcagctgcattttcctggagaaccagatacatgtctTGGtgaacctatcaatggaatgcaaacttattgataaggacagatggacatctcacgagagggacaacgagaaaccggtgaccaagaaactgaccaacggtgtataacatccccttcCTGTGATACttcctataaaagtgggagatcacgaggatctcgccccttttccctttttcccctttttccctatggccgacattaggagaggaccttgcgtgtcgtccctgcaaactgaggccaagtgagagactgaatccagctccgctTGGCTgtagagtccagtccaggacttcgggtgcctgccctgcagttgctgagactgtCAAGATtgggtttgtatattttgtgttatcttctctattcttatcagtagcgttaggaaaacatctttaatcttttccaactctcttctctctgtcctccttcccctccaaaTCGCCTgagctgagtgggaaggggggagatgGAGGGGCAAAatggggaagtggggggagaggaggttaacaatacatctgccagggttttattgtcaccccgcaatctaaaccctcgacaataTTGAAAGATGCGGCGAGCGCGCATTTAAAAACCCACCCGGCGGTGAGAAAAGGTCGAGCGGAGCCATAGAATCGCTTGGCGTCACCCCAAGAAAAGGAGATTTACAAGGTATTAGGAACAAAACAAGGCGAGCGTAGGCGAGGGAACCTGGTGGGTTGTTGTTTAAGGCCCCGCTTAGTCACAAATCTCAATAATAAAAACGGCAGCcgggaaggggagggaggggtgaATTTTATATGTTATTATTCAGATGTGTGATGAATTCCTGTTGTTGGAAGTGTCAAGTTTGGAGGCCAACAGGATGAACCACATTGCGGAGCGAACACCTGGGGACACCGAGGGTTTCACAACCATTCGAAGCTCCGCGTTGGTCTAACGAGGGGAATAAACGAGCTGTGCCAGGCTCTGTATCTCTGTCTCGCTGCACAAGGTGTTTCTGAGGCCAAGAGGGGGGAAATTGGGGAGGAAAAAGCctatttcctgtgtttttttttcttttccttccttattttcGTGCTGTTAATTTGGGCAGCGTCAGGGGCTCCGTCGTCCCCCCAAAAACCTTCGCGCAAATAACTGCGGGGTGGAATTGTTGCTCTGAGAACCCAGACAGAACGTTCAGCTCCCGGGTTGATTATAATGAAATAGgcattaaaaaatgtaaaaaaaatatataaaaagagggtttttttcctcgcAAAGCTGAGCCGACTGCTGTGAACTGCAGGGAATGAGATGCAGAGCCCCGCGGTGTCATCTACAGTCTGGCCCTTACCGACTTCGGCTTCGCTTGCGATGGTTTCTTGCTCTAAAGCGAATATCGAGCGCTCCCTGCGCTCTGGGGATGGGAGACGCGTTTCTGCAGGTATTCCATGCTAAATACCCGCTCTGACCTCCCTGCCTCGCTTCAAAATGGTGTAACGTGAGTTCAGGTCCAGCCTGGGTGATGTTCTGTCTGGTCCTGCCAGGACTAAGTCCCTCCCTTCACGATTTGTGCGGGTTTTGTGCGCTTAGAGCTAATTAAAGGATAATAACGAGCGGCGCCGTGACTCACCGAGATAGCCCTGTGTCTTCTTCTGTAGCGCAGTGACCGGACAGTCCTTGTGcgccagcaggagctgcttgaGCTGAGCGACTTCGTTCCTCAGTAGCGTCACTTCGTTCTGAGATGGAAACACAAAGACATGGATCATGCTCAGGACAGCGGCCTCTAGCAGGATCTTCATTTACGCGTCCTCAAATCTGTCGTCTCGTTTGTCTTGTGCGGTCTAAGAGAAGTAAATAGTTTCTGGGGTTGGGGAATTAGGGTGCGAGACACGGAACGTGGCGTTTCCCTGGCTGGAAAGCCTCTTGCTACGTTAATCATTTAATCCTGGACATATATTTGCCTGAGCGCTCCTGTTGACCACTCTTGGCTCCAAAGGAAAAGGAACCAGAGCGACAGGCTGAGTCTAAACCTGAGCCTCCGTGAGCTTAAAACCGGGTCTACTCCCCTGAAAACTTTGTGCGGCGGATTATTCTtctattgaaaagtttggagAAACAGCTGAAACTCTGTCAATTCTGTATTTTGGAATGGCCTGAGGAAAAGGTCTTTGCGGAGCCGTCGGCCCTCGGACAATGCTGAGGGGGAACGGCAATGGAAGCCGCGTTTGCATTTCAGACGCACTGGCAGCGTTGCTGTTGAGAGTCTTCGTGCAAATAAgcgacaggatgagaggaaatggcctcaagttgtggcCGGTGAGGCTGAGGGTGcaaatttggggtgatttctgCCCCAaagggcattgaacaggctgcccagggcagtgctggggtcaccatccctgggggggttAAAAGGTGTTCAGATGAGgtttagggacatgggttagtgctggagttgggttcTGATTGgatcgatgatcctgagggtctgttccaaccaaaattatgattctgtgaaattaagGTGATGATGGAGTAACTGAGAAACACCTTGTAGAAGAGGAAACGGCTTCAAGTTGcacccagggaggctgagggtgcaaatttggggtgatttctgCCCCAAAGGGCAttgaagaggctgcccagggcagtgctggggtcaccatccctgaggGGGTgaacagatgaggttcttggggatgTTTTAAGTGCCAGCATTGGGTGAACGGTTGGATCAATGATCtcgaggggcttttccaacccaaactgacCCTGCGACCGAACACCCGCGGCCTCCGCGGCGCTTCCACACTCACGCTCAGCTGGATGTTCTGCGTCGTGAGCTCCTCCGCTTTCTTCTCCAAGGAGGACACCCAGAGCTTGCGCTTCTGGCGGCAGCGCGAAGCGGCCGCGCGGTTGCGCTCCAGGAACCGCTGTCGACGCTCGTCCGGGTCCTCGTCGACCGTGCGTCTCCGTCTCCCGCCGGTGCTGGGGGTGGGTTGGGCGGGGGAAACCTGCACGGAGATGGAGAGGTTTGAGATACAAAGCGCTGTGCGTATGGGAGACACGCAGTGGCGTTCAAAGGGTTTGGGAAGAGACGTCAGGTCGCAGTTGGGGTGAAAAAAGGATTTGGGTTTGCACGGTGGGGATGGGGAAAAACCCCGTTTGTGGGTTGTCCTGGGTTTGTTAcaaaccaagtttctctttgagtgaatttgcctgtcagctaaagcttcatatcagctgcattttcctgaagaaccagatcCATATTTTGGtgaacctatcaatggaatgcaaacttactgataagcacggatggacatctcgcgagaggggcaacgagaaactggtgaccaagaaactgaccaacggtgtataacatcccattcatgtgatacttcctataaaagtgggagatcacgaggatctcgtcctttttctcccttttttccttatggccgacattaggagaggaccttgcgtgtcgtccctgcaaactgaggccaagtgagagactgaatccagctccgcttggctgcagagtccagtccaggacttcgggtgcctgccctgcagttgctgagactgtCAAGATTGGGtatgtatattttgtgttatcttctctattcttatcagtagcgTTAGGAAAACATCTTTAATCTTTTccaactttcttctctctgttctccttcccctcccaatcgcctgtgctgagtgggaaggggggagagggaggggcaaaagggggaagtggtgccagaggaggttaacaatacatctgccagggttttgttgtcaccccgcaatctaaaccttcGACATGGGTGTTTTTGGCAGCCTGGAGTGTCCTGTGAATTTACAGTGAGAATCGCTGTGAGATCCTGAACCCCGTGAACGTGTGGATATCAGGggaattaatgaaaacaaactccTGCGCGCCGGTAATGGCATTAGCAGAAGTTTCCTCCTCTCAGCGCTGAGGAGCTAATGCACTAAATGACCACGGGCGACGCAGAGGAAACCGCCTTCCTTTTAATTCCACTTAAGatcatttaaaaagcacttCACACCGTAACGGTTGAGAAGATTCCCCCATGGAGGGGCTGGGAGCGTCGATCCTGCTCTGACACATGTAACCAAGCACCGTCCCTATTTGGGTTGAGCAACTCGCTTCACGAAGCACAAATGTTTTAGAGCGTgagatttgctttaaaaattaacatgGGTTAAATTTTCCCCGGGCGCCCTCAGCTAAATGAGGCGAATGGGATGAAAACATCTCGTAAGGCGGCACTTGAAGTGGTTTTATTTCAGGACAACAAAGGGAAAGTCATCAAGGGTCCTGCAGACGTGGCCGTGCCCTCCGCATTTACACCTCGGCACTCGCTGTCGGGCAGCATATGGATATTAAAGTTCTGGAGGCCACTGAAGCGCTGGAGCAGGTGGCCACGCTGATGGCCGCTTGGCATTGggtttgctggcaggagccGACTGCGTTTAACCTCAGTAATTGAGCGGGGAGAGCGAAATATCCTTTCGAAACTCCCGAGCTCGTCAAGCAAATTAACGCATTGCGCAAGTTTTCTGCCTGGTTGGTGGCTGAGAGCCTCGCCACTAAAAACTGAGGTTTTTAACCCATTCTGCGAAGCGGGAAGCTGTGAGATTtgcctcttttttccccaaaggccagaatcatagaatccaaGAGTGTcgggggttgaagggacctggaaagctcatccagtgcaatccccccatggagcaggaacacccagatgaggttacacaggaaccaggcgggttggaatgtctgcacagaaggagactccacaaccccctgggcagcctgggccaggctctgccaccctcaccacaaacaagtttctgctcatatttaagtggaacctcctgtgttccagtttgcacccattgccccttgtcctgccactggttgtcaccagaagagcctggctccatcctcctgacactcaccctttatatatctgtaaacatgaatgagtcccccctcagtctcctcttgtccagctccagagccccagctccctcagcctttcctcacacgggagatgctccactccctccagcatcttggtggctgcgctggactctctgcagcagttccctgtcctgctggagctgaggggccacaactggacacaatattccaggtgtggtctccccagggcagagcagaggggcaggagaacctctctgacctactgaccacccccttctaacccaccccaggtcccattggcttcctggccacaagggccagtgctggctcatggtcaccccgctgtccccaggacccccaggtccctttcccctacgctgctctctaacaggtcattctcCAACTTATATTGGAACCTGGGGCCGTTCCTGCCCATGCAGCATCTCCAAAGTAGTGGTTGAAGGAGCAGCAAACCTGGGGTTGAGCCGGGGAAGGGGCATCTGGGTGCTGGACGAGGATCTGGCTCTGCTCCGGCCGCGCCGGCACCAGCGTGCTGGCTGAACCCACCACCAGGTTGCTGCCGTTGAGCGAGGAAGATGCCGTCAAGCTGGCCTTCAGCCTCTGCCAAAGGACAAAAGAAGACATTAATGGGTCTGTTCTCCGTGCTGTTAAGGCTTAAATCGGTTTCTGCATCATCCAAGGTGCTGGGGAACGGGCTCTTTGGGGACTGTGGCTGTTTTGAATCCAAGGAACAAgcgacaggacaagaggaaacggcctcaagttgcacctggggaggctgagggtggaaatttggggtgatttctgCCCCAAAGGGcgttgaacaggctgcccagggcagtgctggagtcaccgtccctggaggggtgAACAGATGACATTCTTGAGGACAttttagtgccagggttgggtttgTGGGTGGATTAATGAGCTTGAGGggtttttccaaccaaaattattctacaGTTCTATGTAAGAGGTGGGTTTGCAAACACCTCAACCCCATCTCAGCCAAATAAAAGGAGGTTGGTTGGCCACTGTTcacaaattaattttgcttccCCCCTCTCCGCGTTCCCTTAATTTGAGCCACGAAAGGAAAATTCTTCCCTAAACTTTAAATTGAAGAGCTGTGCGTGACAAACCGTTCCCAGGATCCTCAGATTACAGCACAACATCTCCGCTCTTGGCGCTGCCTTCCCCGTGCCCACCTCCAGCCCATCTGTTCTCTTggaagcagaagctgcagctttaCGAAGCGGCCACGGTTAAGCTGGGCCCGAGGTTTTGTGTGGACAATAAGCCGCGCCTGAGCCTGCCAGAGCCGCAGCGCACATTAGGCTGATGCTCCTGGTGGCATCTGCGACACCTGCTCTCGGTGCGGGGCGTTTTGGAGCAGCAGCGGCTCCTCGCGAaggcaaaacacagaagatctCTTCTGGAGGAGCCGGTGAAGCCTCAGGGACACCACCGTGGAGGTGACACCTCTGTGGCGTGCATGGGGACACTCACCATTTTGGCTTCGGAGTGAACCGGGAGTCCCGACGGTGAAATGGAGCCGCTGGTGTTGATGGGTGGTCCGGGGATGCCGGGAATGTTGGGCACCATGGGCATGGGCCGCGCCAGCTGTGGGGAGGGAGCGACACGCGGGTGTATTGGAGCCAAAGGTGCTTTGGCAGGCGCGCTGCGTGAGCGGCTCCGTAATAATTCCCCCCGCCGAGCACATTTATAAATCCTGACAAACGCTCAGCGTTTAACTACCGCCATCCATTACGCCGGCTGTCACCAAAGGCCACCAGCCGCTTCTTTGGTGGCCGTATCGGAGTCGTGCGTGGGGATGGGAGGGCAGCTCCGagcctccttcctttcctcctttccctttctttttcccctttcccctttcctcctctttaTCTTTCCCTTGtcctcccccttccttcccttcccttcccttcccttcccttcccttcccttcccttcccttcccttcccttcccttcccttcccttcccttcccttcccttcccttcccttcccttcccttcccttcccttcccttcccttcccttcccttcccttcccttcccttcccttcccttcccctttatctttccctttcctcccctttcccttcctctttcccttcccttcccttcccttccccttcctttttcccctttcccctttatctttccctttcccttcccttccccttcctttttcccctttccccccctttccctttccctttccctttccctttccctttccctgagGCTGAAGGTTTTTGGCCATTAATGTCTCAAACCCCAAGCCGCGCTCGGCAGGACCCACACGGGCGCTGGAGCGCCGGGGAGACGCACAAACCACCCACCCAACGCAAAACCTGCCCCGAGTTCTGCAGAAACCGCGAGTCGTCCCGCGTGCGCTAAGCACAGCCCGCGAGGCCGACACCGCGCGGGTCTTTAGCAAGCTGGCGACGTTAGGCTTGGCTTTTCCAGCCCGCAAAGACCAACATGTTCTCTGCAAGCTCGACTGGTTTCAGAGCAGGCACACGCTGTTCCAAATGGAAGCGGCTAATCAGGgatccagcagctccagccctggaCCAAGGGCATGAGCCATCTGTCCAGGCAAAGCGTTGTGCTTTTCCAGACTTATTGCCCTCTAGTGTGATCCACACGTTATTACCGCCTTGCCAGAGCTGGGCCGTCCGCCCCCTCCTCCTGATTTTGCGCGGAGGGGAGATATATGTTCATTTTTGCAAAATGGAAGTGTCTGTGCGTATTTGGCAGGGGGTAAACTCCGTCCCCTCCGCTGCTGAGCCGCGGTGGAAGCTTTTCTTACCGATATAACAGAAGGCATCTGTACGGGAGGGCCTGGGAGGACGGGCATGGTCTGTCCGTTCGCGAGCTGCACCACAAGCGGGAGGGAACCTGTGGGAGACCTGGAGGAACAACAATTAGTGTTTCCATAGATGATTTCATGTTGTCCtggctgtgggaaactgcagcgggtctgtggaatccttgacagaagatatgggagtagagatcagccttgaagatattaagatttacccttgagaagggtgggagtaaaggagtatccggagatatggagttgtacccgtgagagagaaggggatagaagaataacatggatgacagaaaaattaaccaatgagatgttagtgctgtaacttgtaaccaatagtgaaaagacacatgaactggtagaattgtataaaaatgcacttgtagcaataaatggcatctattactttcatcttgaaagaatttggtccatgtcgtttgtccgtctcaaccgcgacacctGGCGGCCCCGGGAGCTCGGGGGTACGTGTGTGAATTGATTCGGGTTGGAAGATTTGGGCTCATTTTCCCGGGGGACGGGAAGGGCCCCGCTGGCCGCAGGTTGGGGAGAAGGCGATGGCACTGTGGCAAATTCAAACCACCGCAGGTCACTTTGCGGCGAGAAGCGGCGTTTCCGCGCCTGCCGACACACGTGTGCACCCCGTCTCCGTTCCGGGGCGTCACCAAGCCCACCGCGCTCCGGCCGTTGACTTTCTGGACTTGGCTTTTCTAGGAGAGCGGAGGAAGAGCCGGAGATGATCCGCTCTGGGTGttggggagggaaaggaaacGGTGTTTGCTCGTCCCGAGTCGGTGACAGCGCAGCCGGGAGCCGAGTGGAGGCAGAGAAGAGCCGCTGCGAGCCTGACtatggggagggaggaaaagacaTTGCTGCTGCTTCCAATAATTTGCTGCTGCCAAGCGCAGGGAAGGGGACGGACAAAGCGGGATCCTGGCGCTGGCACGGGGTGACACAGGCTGGGGACAAAGAGCGGCCGCGGGTCAGAGTGGGGAGTTCAACGCGCCAATAACTCAGGCTGGAACTTTTAAGGCTGCCTGGGGAATGCCAACGTGGCGGCTTCTCGATTCATTTCTATGGGGCGGCCCGAATCCTCCGAGGAGGCTTTGAAAAGCTCAGCCTAACGAGGGCGAGTTCCAGGGAGGTCACAGCCTCCCCCTCCATCTCTGTCACGCTGACAACCCCAGCGCGGCCATAATGAAGGGACCCTCGTTAAATCCGCAGCCTGAGCTCTCTGCAAAGCCCGTTCTAGGAGGGATCTACCCCCACAGGCAGATAAAATCCTATTAAAGCCCAGCTTACTCCAGCTCTgattttttgtgcttttgagCTTGAGGAGACTCGGTTCCAACCTGCTCTGGGTTAGAAAAGGAGCACAATGCCCTTTCCAAACCCCAGAACAATCACTTAACCCCTTAATGCCTCCAGACAGGATTTAAAACTTTCTGTCGGGAAGTCTGGATTGATGGTGCCAGAGGGGTCAGGGCAAAAAACACACGCGAAAATATGAACTGACAGCCAAAATAATATAAATGGCGCGGTTAATGTAAGGAGCCAGCCTCAAAGAAGGGTAATTAGAGAGAGGCCAAGAGCACAGCACAAAAGCAGCATCCTGACACTCAAAGAAGAGAAGCGCAGCTCAATATGCGTCTCCCGAGGGCTGCGTGTAATGTGTTTCCTGCATCCTCCAGGCTCCTCGCTTTGATttgcggggccggggctgcctgATGCGCCGCAGCGAGAGctccggagccgccgccgcgcaTCGTTACGCAGGGAAAGGAGCAGAGTCATTAGATGTGCGGAAACAGAACAGGTCCCGAGGCGGGAGCTGAGCAGGGAGGATGCGGGAGGTTGCACTTCAGAGGCAACAGCTTGTTGGAGAAAATCCCAAAGCCGTTAAAAGATCCAGACGGTTTCCTACGGCCGCCAAAGCGACTTGGGAGCCCCCGGTCAGGCCGCGCTCCCGGCGCAGACAACGAGTGTCGTGTCAACGTGTTTGGGGACTGGGTTTAATTTCTCCCGGCGGTGAGTTTCGCCTCGTTTCGTTCCGCTACGACAATTAGTTCCCGCTTTCTGTACTTCCACCCCCATTCGGCTTCTGGAGGCAGCGCCGCAACGAGGCCCTTATGGCCAAGCAGCCGCAGCGGGAACCGCGGCACCTCGGTCGTTGTGATAATCAAGGAGCTTATTTAGGTAGCTAATTAGTGGCCAGGAAGCCTGACGATGCGCACTTACCCCAGCTGTCTGTTGGC contains:
- the LOC102089088 gene encoding cyclic AMP-dependent transcription factor ATF-7 isoform X4; translation: MTLKFGPARTDSVIIADQTPTPTRFLKNCEEVGLFNELAGSFEHDFKRAAEDDDKKSAGALDMSLPSTPDVKIKEEEPVEVDSSPPDSPASRPPSPHNRDKEIVPKPVIISTPTPTIVRPGSLPLHLGYDPLHPTLPSPTSVITQAPPANRQLGSPTGSLPLVVQLANGQTMPVLPGPPVQMPSVISLARPMPMVPNIPGIPGPPINTSGSISPSGLPVHSEAKMRLKASLTASSSLNGSNLVVGSASTLVPARPEQSQILVQHPDAPSPAQPQVSPAQPTPSTGGRRRRTVDEDPDERRQRFLERNRAAASRCRQKRKLWVSSLEKKAEELTTQNIQLSNEVTLLRNEVAQLKQLLLAHKDCPVTALQKKTQGYLESPKESAEPTGSPAPVIQHSSAPNGLSARSAAEAVATSVLAQMATQRTELALPAPAPAPVIMAPQSQSAGR